The proteins below are encoded in one region of Thermosipho atlanticus DSM 15807:
- a CDS encoding aspartate-semialdehyde dehydrogenase has protein sequence MKIGIVGATGEVGRMMIKVLEEYKIPIDTLKLFASKKSTKRTLTFKGKEVQVEELTEDSVKEKYDFLLFSVAAQISKIFAPIAAKSGNVVIDNSSAFRMDKDIPLVVPQINGNLVKNYKGIIANPNCSTIQMVLSLYKVHEKFGIEEIFISTYQAVSGAGHKAVIELQNQLDGNNETKVFPKQIAHNVIPLIGDLKNDNFSEEEYKIINETKKILNDVTIKIYPTAVRVPVFYGHSEAIVVKTSRPFIDISKIKKAMEESQDVIVTEDILTPIDAAGTDFVFVSRLRKIDNNRFSFWNVADNIRVGAATNAVKILMYMVGLS, from the coding sequence ATGAAAATTGGAATTGTTGGTGCAACAGGTGAAGTTGGAAGAATGATGATTAAGGTACTTGAAGAGTACAAAATCCCCATTGATACTTTAAAACTATTTGCTTCAAAAAAATCCACAAAAAGAACTCTTACTTTTAAAGGAAAGGAAGTACAAGTGGAAGAGCTCACTGAAGATTCCGTGAAAGAAAAATATGATTTTTTACTATTTTCGGTAGCAGCACAAATTTCAAAAATTTTTGCTCCAATTGCTGCTAAAAGTGGAAACGTTGTTATTGATAATTCTTCAGCATTTAGAATGGATAAGGATATACCATTGGTTGTCCCTCAAATTAATGGCAATCTAGTAAAAAACTACAAAGGAATTATTGCAAATCCAAACTGTTCAACAATTCAAATGGTACTTTCGCTATACAAGGTTCACGAAAAATTTGGAATTGAAGAAATATTTATTTCAACCTATCAAGCAGTTTCAGGAGCAGGACACAAAGCAGTTATTGAATTACAAAATCAATTAGATGGAAACAACGAAACTAAAGTATTTCCAAAACAAATTGCACATAATGTAATTCCTTTGATTGGGGATTTAAAAAATGATAATTTTTCAGAAGAGGAATATAAAATCATTAATGAAACCAAAAAAATTTTAAATGACGTTACCATTAAAATCTATCCAACAGCAGTGAGAGTACCAGTATTTTATGGACACTCTGAAGCAATTGTAGTAAAAACTTCTCGGCCATTTATTGATATTTCAAAAATTAAAAAAGCCATGGAAGAATCGCAAGATGTAATTGTCACAGAGGACATTTTAACTCCTATTGATGCAGCAGGAACAGATTTTGTTTTTGTATCACGCTTGAGAAAAATAGATAACAATAGATTTTCTTTTTGGAATGTTGCTGATAATATAAGGGTCGGTGCAGCTACAAATGCTGTAAAAATTTTGATGTACATGGTGGGATTATCATGA
- a CDS encoding aspartate-alanine antiporter-like transporter, translating to MLNNPIFLIFLSIFLGLTIGKIKIFKFKLGVSGTLFTGLILSWLSSRHLTSVPTSLINGLNSYFKFSLILFVSSIGLIAGKDIKKTFKIYGLKFILLGFIITSTGFLLIFLTSFITNFDNFHLLGLFSGALTSSPGLATALENFPNNSKIIFGYSIGYVPGVLAVIFSTYIIPVIFKNNSKKEFENFSRKDFKISEQNPYYFDFLGYSLIVILGLIIGNIKINVKIFDFSLGITGGILISSLFFGSIEKIWIFNFKFNKQILKIIQNFGLLLFLSTVGLKSGYYVINALSFDAFLLMILSFVIAMISITVGLLFGKFIFKINTLILTGSITGGMTSTPGLAAAIDSTNSEEVILGYGATYPFALIGMVIFNKILSYLFLSY from the coding sequence ATGTTAAACAATCCAATTTTTCTCATTTTCTTATCAATTTTCTTGGGTTTAACAATCGGAAAAATCAAAATATTTAAATTTAAACTCGGAGTATCTGGAACTCTTTTCACAGGTTTAATTTTAAGTTGGCTTTCAAGCAGACATTTAACTTCTGTACCAACTTCTTTAATAAATGGATTAAATAGTTATTTTAAATTTTCACTAATATTGTTTGTATCGTCTATTGGATTAATTGCAGGAAAAGACATTAAAAAAACGTTTAAAATTTACGGTTTAAAGTTTATTCTTCTAGGTTTCATTATTACATCCACAGGATTCCTATTAATCTTTTTAACTTCCTTTATAACAAATTTTGATAATTTTCATCTGTTAGGTCTTTTTTCAGGAGCATTAACCAGTTCACCTGGCCTTGCCACAGCTTTAGAAAATTTTCCAAATAATTCAAAAATAATCTTTGGATACTCAATTGGATATGTTCCTGGTGTTCTTGCAGTTATTTTCTCTACTTACATTATTCCAGTAATTTTCAAGAATAACTCGAAAAAAGAATTTGAAAATTTTTCTAGAAAAGATTTTAAAATATCAGAACAAAATCCGTATTATTTTGACTTTTTAGGATACTCATTAATTGTTATTTTAGGTCTCATAATTGGAAATATAAAAATAAACGTAAAAATTTTTGACTTTTCACTAGGAATAACTGGAGGGATTTTAATTTCCTCCCTCTTTTTTGGTTCCATCGAGAAAATTTGGATTTTTAACTTCAAGTTTAATAAACAAATTTTAAAAATAATACAAAATTTTGGTTTATTGCTCTTTTTATCAACAGTTGGACTTAAATCAGGTTATTATGTAATTAATGCCTTAAGTTTTGATGCATTTTTATTAATGATTCTTTCTTTTGTAATTGCAATGATATCAATAACTGTAGGATTATTATTTGGTAAATTTATTTTCAAAATAAACACACTAATCTTAACTGGTTCAATCACTGGAGGTATGACAAGCACTCCTGGTTTAGCAGCTGCAATTGATTCAACAAACTCTGAGGAAGTAATACTAGGATATGGCGCTACTTATCCATTTGCACTAATAGGAATGGTAATTTTCAACAAAATTCTTTCTTATCTTTTTTTGAGTTATTAG
- a CDS encoding queuosine precursor transporter, whose product MEKTTEKLLVLTGLFTSIIIISNIIAGKLVNIGPFVITLSVLIYPLSFSLSAIILEIFGEQIAKKVIYTGFLSSFLLVIFSFITIIYPPSSIFKNNEAYLIVFNSTPRIIFASFLAYFFAQNINLWAFNFSKTLFKNENVYFRNFFSMFLTQFVDSFIFVSISFFGTYEANQLINMIFSQYIIKLTFSILNSPIISFTIKKLKKDLVFE is encoded by the coding sequence ATGGAAAAAACAACTGAAAAACTTTTAGTCTTAACAGGTCTTTTCACCTCAATAATTATTATCTCCAACATTATAGCAGGTAAATTAGTAAATATAGGTCCATTTGTAATCACTCTTTCTGTATTAATCTATCCTTTGAGTTTCTCACTTTCAGCTATTATACTTGAGATTTTCGGCGAACAAATTGCCAAAAAAGTTATATATACAGGTTTTCTTTCATCATTTCTTCTAGTAATTTTTTCTTTTATAACTATCATATACCCTCCTTCTTCAATATTCAAAAACAACGAAGCTTATTTAATTGTTTTCAATTCAACCCCTCGAATCATTTTTGCGAGCTTTCTTGCCTACTTTTTTGCACAAAATATAAACCTTTGGGCATTCAATTTTTCGAAAACACTTTTTAAAAACGAAAATGTATATTTTAGGAATTTTTTCTCAATGTTTTTAACACAATTCGTAGATTCCTTTATTTTTGTTTCCATATCATTCTTTGGTACATACGAAGCTAATCAATTAATCAACATGATCTTTTCACAATATATAATTAAATTAACATTCTCAATATTGAATAGTCCAATTATCTCATTCACAATTAAAAAACTTAAAAAAGATTTAGTATTCGAATAA